Below is a window of Spodoptera frugiperda isolate SF20-4 chromosome 13, AGI-APGP_CSIRO_Sfru_2.0, whole genome shotgun sequence DNA.
ACAGCCAACGTGATCCTAGCTTGTCAAACTTCATTTGATGTCTTGATTCTTGCAACCAatctaaatttttaatttttgcataaataatataaacaaatctTGTTCTTTATTCTTATTTCTTAGATTCGCTGGTCTTTGACTACAATTTTTACGATGTTCTATtgattattaaataggtaaacTTACCTAAAAGGCTTCTGACCGGTATGAGTCCTGACATGGGCAGTCAAATTGGCAGCCTGAGAGAAGCTCTTGTTGCAGTCTCCACACCTGTACGGTCTTTCACCAGAGTGGGTGCGAAGGTGGGTCTTCAACGTGCTGGGCCGAGCGTATGTCTTGCCGCAGATACGGCAGAGATTGGGTTTCTGTTCATCGTCTTCTGAACAGTTGCTTAGAGCACCCACCTGGCAACAAAGGTTAGTTTATTATAATGGGTTTTTCTGTAATGTGTCATGTGATCATATCGTATGGTGATTAAAACTCATACAAAAAATACAgtgttagtctgtctgtcaatccTCGaggaagctatttgctcgttgtaaagtgtaaattcctatccagaagaacgagcaagaaattccataggttaatctttttcaatcaggttcacaatccATTTCTTATAGCATCTCACCATTTCTAGGCATCACACAGCGGTTTACCTAGATTTCTGGTGTACAAAAAAGACTAGCTACAAAATGTGTACCCcagatatttaaaattatcaagattatattattaggtatttgcAGCACTCCCGATTAaccaaaaatcattaaaatcttAATATCGAAAGTTTCCATATCATACATTCATTCCAGTACCGAAACTGTCAACAAATCTTAAAGAGAACATTAAGCAAAAAACTACCTCACTCACCGGCACTTTCCCAGAAGAATTAACACAGGCAGCGTAACCATACTCCTGGGGATGCATCTGTCCTTGATTCAAGATGTACCCATTGCCCATATTCTGGTCCTTCTGCGTCTCTTGTCCATAAAGCTTAGAAGGTGGCCTTTTCAAACTTTGCCCTAAACCTTTCTGGTTCGAAAAATTTGGTTTCTGCTGGAATAAGGCATAATTAGGGTTTGGTTTTTGAGGGTTTTGCAGTAGGGGCTTAAATGTCGATGTGGCTGTTATTAGCGGATCGCTTTGGTTAGGTGTTCTGAAGTCGGCTGTGAAGGAGTAGGTGGCTGAGGGGTAGGTGGACGAGCTGATCACGTTCTGTGACTGCGGGTAGACCACGTTCACTGATGGCGTTGAGGCGTTCTGGTTCCATTGCATCTGTTGAAGAACAgcaaccttagtatgagtttgctttacgtttaaagtaattgaaacgccGAATACGCTTtgtattcggcgctctgattcgccggttcgaataaaccaaccaaggACAGAGAAGAAtaattcgaaattcgaattgAATGAGAAGATAATCAATCTAACATTCAGAAAGGACGAACATCATTGATGTATAAAACCCTGAATGTGATCAAAAGAAACGAAAGATTACTGTTATCTAAATTGTAGAACATTACAAATACTTCAACTATTTACTAAGGGTCTTCCAAACCCCGAgatgcggattgcctagcgttACCTGGTtatctcgaaaagcaggagtagttattagtcagtaagagtttgacactctctcgcccTCCCcctggcgggagaagtcattagatgattttccgccctcaaaaaggCCTTCTAAAAACGAAACTAAATAACGAACCTGTGAGCACAGCTGCTCCGGAGGGCATCCGTGCATAGTCATGTTCATGGAAACGTTGACGCTCATGGTGGGGAACAGGGGCGCGCCGCCGTAGTGCTCGTAGTACGGGTAGCCGCCGTTGTTCACCATCATCTGTATGTTTATATGGTGTTAGAGagactattttttaaaaattagtGATGATAATTATGATCATAAACGGTGATCTAGATTCTAAGACATGTtggttatttttcattaaaaaccaTACCATATatatgtcggcgcaaccacatcaactaatcagagaaactagaataagtttggttaattcacttgattgtcctgaaaatcagtttattaatcatcagttgattattttaagtttaatacgatgtaaaattaacgttatcattgtaatttcaatacttaacctaaaacttgtaagcacgtgctcgtgcgccgagtcctataaatacgcccgcactgtaggcaatcgaggcagttgcactccgatcgccgtacagtacggacctccctgggagttgaataaactaagtttacagtactcgtgaagtttttctaagccccaaaatgggtgaccatcgtgagaacaacaactgtgacgtcagcaatgatgacgtcacactttttcaaaacaccacgtagatttctccttcgtcatcagaagtgggattgcAAGAAGCCCTTACCCCAGCCGCTTCATCATCAGCTCTTCCACCTGATCAACTGGAACGAATCAACAGCCGCAAGTACATCAAAACCACGACCTGGAGAGTGAAAACAAGCCACCAGAATAAACAGATAAGTATTGCATGGttaattactcttttcaaatttcaaaaattccaaattaaactccgagaaatctacgagacccttcgagaaatctacgagaccctccgagaaatctacgagaccctccgagaaatctacgagaccctccgagaaatctacgagaccctccgagaaatctacgaaaccctccgagaactctacgagaccctccgagaactctacgagaccctccgagaactctacgagaccctccgagaactctacgagactaacaactaatttataatgaacagaaatccttctcagagaaaatactttctttgcctacaggtaatcacatcacaacataacaaaaccaacgagaatcaccgagaacctacgagaatcaccgagaacctacaagaatcaccgagaacctacgagaatcaccgagaacctacgagaatcaacaaaaaaatcaacgaggctggtgcagagcgcgcaccgcctgtcagtatggccgtgtcggcgcaaccacatcaactaatcagagaaagtagaataagtttggttaattcacttgattgtcctgaaaatcagtttattaatcatcagttgattattttaagtttaatacgatgtaaaattaacgttatcattgtaatttcaatacttaacctaaaacttgtaagcacgtgctcgtgcgccgagtcctataaatacgcccgcactgtaggcaatcgaggcagttgcactccgatcgccgtacagtacggacctccctgggagttgaataaactaagtttacagtactcgtgaagtttttctaagccccaaaatgggtgaccatcgtgagaacaacaactgtgacgtcagcaatgatgacgtcacactttttcaaaacaccacgtagatttctccttcgtcatatataaaaaacttaaacagTTGTCCTACCTACCTAATCCAAAGACAACAaacgtaatattattttgaaacagaTTTTATAAATTTCAAAACCATaccatataatatgtatatgtataaaaaaaactcaaaaggTTATCCTACCTACCTAATCCAAAGACATAACAGGCGTAATTTATTTcacagattttttaaaatgtctaAATTCATAAAAGACGGaataaataacatgtatttttaataccAGTTTGCAAATTGCGACACCATACAATAATTTGAATTAGTAGCGTAGTCCTACGTTATACTACGCTATTTGCTACGCGACGCGGCGGCCGTCGCTACGCCATTTGCTACGCGGGCTACAAAATGCGtagcacacatttttttttttttatactataccCTCATCGTTTTCAGATACATTCAGATAAATTCTGATATAGATGAGATACCTACCTAAAGGACTAACTCACTTCAATGCTGTTTCCCAACGACAGATTTTAATTTGgatgaatattttcaatatttcgaAACTGCACTAAGTATCATCGGAATATCACCAACATTTATCGCCGtattcagagtaatttaatggttggTTAAACCCCATACTTAGCGATTGTTTCCGATACAAGATCgtcaaggaatagtttaagtaataaataaatgtctccGAGTGTGGCAGATAACCAACTGCCATTCTATAATCTTTCGACAACTCGGACGGGTTGCCTAGCGGTTCACCGGGGTTAATGCTCGAAAACCTGGAGTAACCTcttgcctcacctaaggcgggagaagtcattagatgatattccccctcaaaaaatccCTTTCATAAGGTGGGATTTTTGTACAACTCTTCTGCCTTCAATATGGCAATGCTACAGATACCTTAAAGCATTGAACTCAAAGTACAAAATGTATACAGCTATTAGCAGCAATATTGTTTGGtacataagtattaaaattggtATAGTTAGTAAACATCCACGTGACATCAAAGGGAAACTCTCAATGTTaccttatttcttttatttactttgaaagGGAAACAATTGTTTCATTGTTATGAAGTTACTTTGTCGACCATTGTGTAATAATAATGAGAGTAACTCGGCtgacttacttacttatttgtttCTTATGTTGAGTctataaaacaaacaagaaaataCTAAGTAGGTAGCtatttgtacctatttatttaccaCATTGTTTGTTTTAGAAGATTACACCTTTTAATGATGTAGAATAGAGTCAGGCGTAACTTTGCGGAAAtctatgctacactaacaatacaatcaattttatccccgaaggggtaggtaaaggtgcacattatggcacgtaatgccactgtacaatgtacacccatttttcacaatttatgttgtaagtcccatgtaacaggtggtgagcctattgccatataccgggcacatttccagacaccgtgctactactatacattttttaggttttattccgcttgtatattatgtattttcagcatgcggtgtgcagcactaCCCTCCCGCCCGCGATTAAATTCtcacgcagcagaggtgcaacgcAAAAACACACACGACACGGTGGATCTCACAGTTCAAAGTTTTGTTAACTTCGAGCAACGGAAGCCTCCAAGTCAACAACTCttgaagatgctccgtggaggtgCGAAATATAAGTCGAGTGTCAgtatttaattgcgggcgggagtattttgaatcaaattaataatataatttattgctttGTTCGTCATCTATAACAAGATTACATCTCTTACaataggtaaattaaaatatgttggtAAATAGGTACACATATTTCATTTGTACttttaatataggtatctaACCAAAATCCCCACACAGCATTGTTCTACtccatatcaaaataaaatcatctCTACCAATATTAAATCCCATcgaaatttcaatttcaataaatccGGTGAAGCCACACAGAAACGTTTATAAAAGGAAGCCTGTAATAATCCGGGATAccgaattaattacaattatttcatATCGGAACCCTAGAAGGGCGGAACCCGTTTCCACAATTTTCCACACATTTTCAAACACCCCTTTTGTGAGACAGGAATAGCCAATCAAAATGTTTGATGCTAAAACGAGATGCAAGATGGCAAACACTATTGAACACAGCGATATGTAGTCGTCCTTGTTTAACTAATCGATTAGTTGGTGTGAGTGAAAGGGACGGTGGTACCTGAGGGTGTACGGCCTCGGAGGAACAGTCGCCATGGACGACGGCGTGTTTCAGCGAGAGGAGGACGTCGGCTGCCTCCCCGCCTCCCCGCTCCCTGCATTCCCCCGCTCCGTTCCTGTTTGGTAAAGGATGTGTTGGATTGCATCGATTTCTAAAATAACTTACAACTATTTATGGTAGTAAGTAGTAGTACAGTTTACTAGGACCTGTATTTGCTGATGAGACGACATTTTACGCATGTGACCTGGGTCAACAGTATACAGCTTTACTCGTATCAGCAATATTGACAATCTTACTTATTCCAATCAATGAGGGCGCGAGGCTTACagcaaaatttaaataattttttaaaaagtaactcAGCTTAACATGTATACAATCGATGGAgcccattattatttttacgacaaatatttatataaaataaaaaaattgcccCCAactgtagggctactccggttttCGAATCCgcagtttcgtttaatcttcggccgtaggttttattgatttactaatacaattactttaaataacgttttatttttaatttaaaaccaaaacttatttatttatcttcatttcattcgttcatttttgttcacgaaagttcgcaataaatagaattg
It encodes the following:
- the LOC118270761 gene encoding protein glass, encoding MDCYVPNNPQFGLVEYCPTDHGLCCDPLQCTCVENPLREFPEECCQQENENCCPENGEELNALSDTIACSALSPDEGWPPEDMGSFSLPPLDLEPLPSLFPFSPCSGYKNGAGECRERGGGEAADVLLSLKHAVVHGDCSSEAVHPQMMVNNGGYPYYEHYGGAPLFPTMSVNVSMNMTMHGCPPEQLCSQMQWNQNASTPSVNVVYPQSQNVISSSTYPSATYSFTADFRTPNQSDPLITATSTFKPLLQNPQKPNPNYALFQQKPNFSNQKGLGQSLKRPPSKLYGQETQKDQNMGNGYILNQGQMHPQEYGYAACVNSSGKVPVGALSNCSEDDEQKPNLCRICGKTYARPSTLKTHLRTHSGERPYRCGDCNKSFSQAANLTAHVRTHTGQKPFRCPICDRRFSQSSSVTTHMRTHSGERPYQCRSCKKAFSDSSTLTKHLRIHSGEKPYQCKLCLLRFSQSGNLNRHMRVHGNMSGGMLG